In Eucalyptus grandis isolate ANBG69807.140 chromosome 4, ASM1654582v1, whole genome shotgun sequence, the following proteins share a genomic window:
- the LOC104442603 gene encoding L-type lectin-domain containing receptor kinase IX.1, protein MEFHSSNIISFKTRELQSLLVLVLSLAIAFTASASSQGIDFSFRTFDNDNIRFQGDASISSDLIQLTKATMSKGWATYHKPMRLWDKATGNVADFTTNFTFIINSQGNSKFGDGFTFFLVPKGSQMPFDSLGRYLALVSPSRNSSISSTSFVAVEFDTYRNNFSGVVDPDCSQLAHVGIDLNNLTSAASSCVDWFKDKIMSGGRINATITYNSSTQNLSIVMIDVDATGTNMNSSAIYNIVNMTKYLPEWVNFGFSAATGTDYEFHTLEAWEFRSNVLVAGKKRKLWLWATLGSGSFILLVLVLAFVWFRHCSKRKGTYKSGEEDALGIDEEFEQVPGPKKFSHKDLVVATNNFAIERLLGEGGFGRVYEGYLTTMNAKVAIKKINPGSRQGIKEYATEVKTISQLRHRNLVQLIGWCHEKKELLLIYEFMSNGSLDTHLFKERTFLPWEKRYKIAQGIASALLYLHEEWEQCVLHHDIKSSNIMLDSDFNAKLGDFGLARLVDHAKGLQTTILAGTMGYMAPDCVYTGKASKESDVYSFGIVLLEIACGRKAVEPRAEESQVLLVDWVRELYGIGRVLDAAESKLGTNFDEKQLECLMVVGLWCSHPDHTARPSIREALNVLDFNAPLPSLPSKLPVPTSLAPLSSFTMASIVSSHATSTSGTEVSTFTASSIQSHHSASSSLLPSTI, encoded by the coding sequence ATGGAATTTCACAGCTCAAATATCATTAGTTTCAAGACCAGGGAGCTTCAATCACTCCTAGTCTTGGTTCTCTCTCTGGCCATCGCCTTCACGGCTTCAGCATCGTCTCAAGGCATCGATTTCAGCTTCCGAACCTTCGACAATGATAATATTCGATTCCAAGGCGATGCGTCTATTTCGAGCGACCTCATCCAACTTACAAAGGCCACTATGAGCAAAGGGTGGGCTACGTACCACAAGCCGATGCGCCTTTGGGACAAGGCAACCGGGAACGTGGCGGATTTCACCACCAACTTCACCTTCATCATCAATTCGCAGGGAAACTCCAAATTCGGCGACGGATTCACCTTCTTTCTTGTCCCCAAAGGATCTCAAATGCCATTCGACTCCTTGGGACGCTACCTCGCTCTTGTAAGTCCAAGCCGCAACTCTTCGATCTCTTCTACTTCCTTTGTAGCTGTCGAGTTCGACACTTATCGCAACAACTTTAGCGGTGTTGTGGACCCGGATTGTTCACAACTTGCACATGTTGGTATAGACTTGAATAATCTCACTTCTGCGGCCTCTAGCTGCGTCGATTGGTTCAAGGATAAAATCATGAGTGGTGGACGGATCAATGCTACGATTACGTACAATTCTAGCACGCAGAACTTGAGCATTGTCATGATCGATGTGGATGCCACGGGCACCAACATGAATTCCTCTGCTATCTACAATATAGTCAACATGACCAAGTATTTGCCGGAGTGGGTGAATTTTGGTTTCTCGGCTGCAACGGGTACGGATTATGAGTTCCACACTCTTGAGGCATGGGAATTCCGCTCTAATGTGCTAGTGgctggaaaaaagagaaagttatGGCTATGGGCTACCTTAGGCTCAGGTTCTTTCATTTTGCTGGTTCTTGTTCTAGCCTTTGTTTGGTTTCGTCACTGTTCGAAGAGAAAAGGAACTTACAAGAGCGGAGAAGAAGATGCTTTGGGAATCGATGAAGAATTCGAGCAAGTGCCAGGGCCCAAGAAATTCTCCCACAAGGACTTGGTGGTGGCAACCAATAATTTTGCAATTGAACGGTTGCTTGGAGAAGGGGGCTTTGGGAGAGTGTACGAAGGATACTTGACGACCATGAATGCCAAAGTCGCAATCAAGAAGATTAATCCAGGGTCAAGACAAGGGATAAAGGAGTATGCCACCGAAGTGAAGACCATAAGCCAACTCCGGCATAGAAATTTAGTCCAACTCATCGGGTGGTGTCATGAGAAAAAGGAACTCCTTCTTATCTATGAGTTCATGTCTAATGGTAGCCTGGATACTCATCTATTCAAAGAAAGAACCTTCTTGCCATGGGAGAAACGATACAAAATCGCGCAAGGCATAGCCTCAGCATTACTTTACCTCCATGAAGAATGGGAACAGTGCGTGTTGCATCATGATATAAAGTCCAGCAATATCATGCTCGATTCCGATTTTAATGCTAAATTAGGGGACTTCGGTTTGGCTAGACTAGTTGACCATGCCAAAGGATTACAAACAACAATATTGGCCGGAACCATGGGCTATATGGCTCCTGATTGTGTTTACACCGGCAAGGCGAGTAAGGAATCAGATGTCTATAGCTTCGGAATTGTCCTATTAGAAATAGCTTGTGGAAGAAAAGCCGTCGAGCCAAGGGCCGAGGAAAGCCAAGTCCTATTGGTGGATTGGGTTCGGGAGCTATATGGGATTGGGAGGGTACTCGATGCAGCAGAGTCTAAACTCGGTACCAATTTCGATGAGAAGCAACTAGAGTGCTTGATGGTTGTAGGGCTGTGGTGCTCTCATCCAGACCACACCGCCCGTCCTTCCATAAGAGAAGCATTAAACGTTCTCGACTTTAATGCTCCGCTACCCAGTCTCCCATCGAAATTGCCAGTCCCTACATCTCTAGCACCTCTATCCTCATTCACCATGGCATCGATTGTTTCATCTCACGCCACCTCGACAAGCGGCACCGAAGTGTCCACATTTACTGCCTCTTCCATACAATCTCATCATTCTGCTTCCTCTTCATTGCTCCCAAGTACAATATAA